GCATTATATCAATTTTAGCTTATTTCTTTTGAATTTGCTTGTGATTTTATCCAAAATACATCATAGAGTATAGAGTTTATTCTTGTGTATGAGGTATCAATGTAGCATTGTTAATGATAATTTAAACATTTTCTTACGCTTTAGGGCGGAAAACTTGAATGTTGGCGGTATTAGCGTGGATATAGCTCCCCTCAATCAAATCAATGCAATATGGCACAGCTGGAAATACTGCTTCTAAGCATTCTCTAATGCTTTTTGGTTTGCCCGGCAGATTGATAATCAGCGATTTGCCTCTAATCCCCGCACTTTGACGCGAGAGAATCGCAGTTGGCACATATTTGAGACTCACACTTCGCATAAGCTCTCCAAAGCCCGGCAACATTTTTTGACATACAGATTCTGTTGCTTCTGGTGTTACATCTCTTTTAGCTGGTCCTGTGCCACCTGTCGTAACGATTAAATCACACCCCACTTCATCACTTAACTGCACAAGGTAAGATTCTATCAAATCTTGCTCATCGCTTATGATATGATAGTGATATTCGCAAGGATTGAGGATAAAATCACTTAAAACCTCTTGTATCGCTTTGCCTGAAATATCCTCATATACGCCTTGAAAGGCTCTATCACTAGAAACTACAATGCCTATTTTGATTGTTTGCATAGTGTGCATTATGCTCCTTTAAATGAATGAGATTGGGGGTAGGTGCTGATAAACTCTGCGATTTGCCCTGTGTCATTGAGGTTAAGAATAGGCAAAGCAGAGGGGAGAATATGCGTATTTTTCACACTCTCATCAATAGCAAATGCGTGAGCATAAGGAATATACGCAGATTCTATTTGCCCTCTAGCTATTACAATGCGCGGAAAAGGCAGCGTCTTAAGCCCCTCAATAAATATATAATCATAGTCTTTAAATTGCTCTAGAACAGCATAAAAGGCATTGGATTCTATCTTTTGCGTGTCTTGGGGATTTTGAGAATCTATGTTGTGTTTTGTCTGTAAAATGGTGCGGGTAGGGGAGATAAGAGCCACTGCATTAGAGCGTTGAAAAAACTCATAGGAATCTTTGCCTTGCGTATCAAAATATGCCTTATCCTTTGGGTCGTGCTTAATCACAGCAACTTTTGCTTTTGGCTTAAAATACTCGCAGAGTTTGCAAATAAGGGTTGTTTTGCCACTATTGCTTTCTCCGCTAAAGGCAAAAATAATAGGCGTGTGCATTTTGTGCGCTCCTTAAAGCATTGAGAGAATCTAGGTATCGCTTAAAATACCGCTCCCCTGCAAGGGTTTGCTTCGCTCTCTAGCATAGATTCTCTGATTATTGATTATATCATATTTCCAAATAGGCGCATTTGCCTTGAAATCCTCTATAAAATTCTCATATATGCCAAGCACACCTTTGCGTTGTGAGGAGATAATACCGCACATATAAGAGCTTTGTCCGCATAGCACATCACCTACACTATGTGCCATACATATATAAGTATCATAATGATTGTGCGCCCTCTCTTGCCACTGCATAAACCATTTTTGCAAGAGCGGCTCATAAATATCAAAACTCAACGCGCTGATATTATTTTCTGCCCGCACGATACCTGTAAAAATACTCAACGCCCCTGCATTACGCTCTCTTGCAAAGCTCTCCCAACTTTCATAAATGGTATGTGTAGGCAAAGCTCCTTGATAAAGTTCTAACATTACCCACCGCATACAGGAGGTAGAAGCACCACTTTATCGCCATAGGAAAGAGGATAGGAGAGGTCTTCAATAATTTCATCATTGACTGCCACAGCACTTATATTAAGCCACGAACGCAATGATTCATCTTGGCTTAGAATCTCTTTGAGTTCTTTGAGCGAGTGAGCCTCTAATTCGCGTGAGGGAATATCACTCATTGGACCTAAAAAATCAACTTTAATCATCTTTGCCTCCTTGTTTGGATTCTAAAAATCATAGCAAAGCTAAAGTTAAAACTGATTTAAGAGCATTATTTGGATAGATTCTCCTGCTTGCAGGTTACTACCATTTTCCGCAAGGAGCGCGAGAGCAGTATTGTGTGTGAGATTATTAATCATTGAGCTTTGCAGAGATTTTTTGGTGCTAAATCTCACTCCAAGTACGCCATTATCGTTCATAACCTCACAAGCGCGAAACTCCATACGAGAATCTGTGCGAATCACATCTTCAAGGAGCTTTGCTTGAAGTGTTAAAGGGGCATAGATTCTATTTTGTAAGCGCGCAAGTAGAATGAAGCCAAAAAGCAAAAAAGTAATTGCACACGAATTTGGGAATCCGGGCAATCCAAGCACAAAAGTTTTCTTATGGGCATTGCAATATGTGCCACAAGTAACAGGTTTGCCCGGCTTTAATCGCACACCTTTAAAATGTATGTGTGTAAGCTCTTTGATGACTTCTTGGGTATAATCATAATCTCCCATACTCATACCTCCTGCGCTAAGAAGCACATCGCATTCTTTAAGTGCTTGTTCATAGGTAGCTTTAAGCAGTGCCTTATCGTCTTTGATAAGAGGATAAATAATAGGTTCTTGTCCCATTTGTAAAAGTAAAGATTCCAAAAGATGAGCATTCACACTCCGCACCATATTTGTATGCTCACTCATTGCACCCACTTCAACAATCTCATCACCTACGCATATTACACCTACACGCACTTTTTGATAGACTTGGACAAAATTTATATTGAGTTCAGCGAGCAAACCAATTTCAAAAGCACCGATTCTATCGCCCTTACGCAGTAAAATCTCACCTTTTTTGTAATTATCCCCCACTTGCCGAATCCATTGAGCTTGACGCACTTCATCTTTAGGCACATTGAGGAAGATTCTATCATTTTCAAGTGTAATATGCTCTACAATGATAAGTGTATCAGCATTTATGGGCATTAAAGAGCCGGTAAAAGTTTTGATTGCATAGCCTTTTTGCAATGTAGGGCGAGTGGGATTCCCTGCTTTATTTGGTGGGAGTGTTTTTAAACCTTTGGAAAGAAGTAGAGGCAAATCTTCAAAAGTGATAGCATAGCCGTCCATTGCCGCAGTAGGATAGGCAGGATAATCCTGTGGTGCGCATATATCTTGTGCGCAGATTCTATGAAGTGCATTTTTAAAATGCACCTGTTGTGTGCCAAGTGGTTGAATGGGTAAATCTTGTATAATTTTTAATGCTTGTGCATAACTTACCATTGTTGGATATTCTGCCATAATTACTCCTTTGTAAAGTGCCCTATTCTTTAAAGCAAATGCCCAAGTTTTTGTTTTTTGACTTCTAAATATGCTTGATTGTGAGGATTGCTTGGTGTGATGATGCTTTGGCGCAAGATTTTTGCATAGGGCTTTAGCGCGTCAATTTTGCGCGGATTATTCGTAAGGAGATGAATATGCGTGATATGAAAATGTTTAAAAATTTCTCCTACAATTTCATAGCTTCTTGCATCGCTTTGGAATCCTAGCTTTTCATTTGCTTCCACCGTATCATAGCCCTTATCTTGCAAGGCATACGCATTAATCTTATTAAATAATCCAATACCGCGTCCTTCTTGACGCAAATAAATAAGCATTCCTCCTTGAGCATTGTGCGCGATTTGTTCCATTGCAAGAGCAAGTTCATTGCCACAATCACATTTTTTTGAGCCAAATACATCGCCAGTGAGACATTCGGAATGAATCCTCACAAGCGGAGTCTCTCCAAGCGTGTGTGTAAAAACTACAAGATGTTCAAGCAAGGTATCATTCGCCGCATATTCACGAAAGCTTTTGGTAAGAAAGTTACCAAAACGCGTAGGGAGATTAGCTTGATGAGAAATCTCATATCGTATAGCATTGATAGTATTGTGCATTGCATTATCCATTATGCTTCCTTAACTTTGTGCGTGGATTTTAAAGTTGTAGATTCTAAAATAATTTATTAAATCTTGTAGTTAAAAATAAAGACAAATTTACTGAATCATTAATATTTGGTTTTATAGTGAAGTTGCATTGATGCAAGAATATTTTATTAACTAAAGGAGATTTTATGAACAAAAAGCTAACAACAGCCACAGGCAAACCATTGGGCGATAATCAAAATTCAATAACAGCAGGACAAAGGGGACCAAGCCTCCTCCAAGATACTTGGCTTTTAGAAAAACTTGCACATTTTGATAGAGAGAGAATCCCAGAACGTGTAGTGCATGCCAAAGGAAGCGCAGCTTATGGAGAACTTACTATTACAAATGATATTACACAATACACAAAAGCAGACCTTTTTAGCAAGGTGGGTAAAAAAACAAAAGCATTTTTGCGCTTTTCAGTGGTAGCAGGTGAGCGAGGAGCAGCAGATGCAGAGCGTGATGTGCGCGGATTTGCACTTAAACTTTACACAAATGAGGGAAATTGGGATATTGTGGGTAATAACACACCTGTGTTTTTTATTAAAGATGCGATTAAATTTCCTGATTTTATCCATACACAAAAGCGAGACCCTAAGACAAATATGAAAAACCCTGCAGCAATGTGGGATTTTTTGAGTTTGCATCCAGAATCTTTACATCAAGTAACAATTTTAATGAGTGATAGGGGGATTCCACGTAGTTACCGAGAAATGCACGGATTTGGTAGCCATACATATAGTTTTATCAATGCAAAAAATGAACGCTTTTGGGTGAAGTTTCATTTTGTTTGCTTACAAGGTATTGCTAATCTTACTAATAAAGAATCAGAGGCAATTATTGCTAAAGATAGAGAATCTCATCAAAAAGATTTATTTGAAAACATTGAAAAAGGCAATTATCCTAAATGGCGATTCTGTATCCAAGTAATGACTGAAAAAGAGGCGCAAAACTATCGCTTTAATCCTTTTGATTTGACAAAGGTATGGAGTCATAAAGACTATCCGCTCATTGAAGTGGGGATTTTGGAGCTCAATAAGAATCCGCAAAATTATTTTGCCGAAGTAGAACAAGCAGCTTTTAATCCTGCAAATATCGTGCCCGGCGTAGGATATAGTCCCGATAAAGTGTTGCAAGGACGACTTTTTAGTTATGGTGATACACAAAGATACCGCTTGGGCATTAATCACATTCAACTTCCTGTAAATGCACCTATTGTGCCTGCAAGCAACACACATCGTGATGGTTTTATGCAGCAAGGTCAATATGGTGATAGATGTAATTATGAGCCAAGTTCTACAAATGACTATACCGAAGATAAAAATGCGCTTGAGCCACCGCTTTTTGTCCAAGAGGGTGATGTAATGTATAAATATGACCATCGTGAATATGAAGATGATTATTATGTACAAGCGGGGGATTTGTATCGCTTGATGAGTAGTGAGCAAAAAGAAGCATTGTGTCAAAATATCAAAGAATCTATGGAGGGTGTGCCTGTGGAGATTAAAAAGCGACAACTTGAGCATTTTAAAAAGGCTGATAAATCTTATGGTAAAAGAGTAGCAGAGCTTTTGGGATTGTAAATAAATTGGCTTAAAACATTTGTTTTAAGCCTTATGATGAGTGCAAAATGAAAGAAATTCTCACACAAGCAGAGCAAGAAAAGCTAGAGGAATTATGTCAATATGCCTTTGAATGCGCAAGAAATAATGATGTAGATTCTTTGGAGATAATGCTTAATGCAGGATTGAATGTGAATCTTGCAAATCATCAGGGCAACACGCTCCTTATGTTAGCAGCTTATCATAATAATCTTGAAGTGGCAAGAATGCTCCTTGAAAGAGGTGCTTTGGTTGATAAGAAAAATGATAAGAATCAAACGCCTCTTGCAGGAGTGTGTTTTAAGGGTTATGAACAAATGGTGCAGCTGCTTCTTACCTTTGGTGCAAATCCCAATGAAGATAATGGTATGGGGCTAACGCCTCTTAATTGTGCGTGTTTTTTTAGACGCAAAGGTATTCTTCGTATGCTTCTTAAGTATTCCCAACGCAAACTTACTTTTATGCAAAGAGTGAGCCTTTTTTTCTTACGCATTAAGGATTGAGAGCATAAACGCACTACATTGATTTACAAAAGATTAACCCTATCTATTGCGTTTTTGAATGCGCCAATAGCATACATAGCCTACTATGCACACTATCACAAAGCCAAGTGTATAAAATCCTGCTTGTTTGACTATATTTTTAAGCTCTATTTCTTGCGCACTTGGCGTTGTGGAAGTAAAGGCGTGGATTATAGAATCTATATTCATATCTGTGCCAAACCACACACCTGCATAATATCCAATGAGTGTGAGGATAATCACCCAAATCCCCGCACCCAAAGATGTATAAAGACAAAACTTTATAAGATTCATTCTTGCAAGTCCAGCAGGAAGAGAAATGTATTGTCTTATAATCGTAATCAGTCTGCCTACAAAAGTGCTTATTGGTCCGTGTTTGAGAAAGAAAGATTCCATTTTTTGCATTGTAGATTCTGTAAAAAAGACATATTTGCCATAGCGGATAAGAAAATCTCGCCCAAATTTGAGCGCAATGTAATAATTAAATAACGCCCCAGCAAGAGAACCAGCAATGCCACAAGCCACTGCGATAAAAGCATTCATTTCGCCTTTAAAAACCAAATATCCAGCAGGTATCATTACTACTTCAGAGGGGAAGGGAAAAAAACTTGATTCTAAAAACATCATTATAAAAATCCCTCCATAACCCAAAGTGCCTACAATTTCTACAATAGTATTGATAATGTTTCCAAGTAGCTCTCTCACACTTTTGCTCCTTATAATGAATAAATTTGTTTTTCGTATCCTGTCATTATTTTAGTTTGATATAATGCCATACTTTGTTAAAGATTACGAGTGATAGATTAACCACAAGGGGAAAAAGAGGTATGAAAGAGTTATTTGAAGGGGCAATCAAATTTCGCGAGGAAGACTTTAATGAGCATAAGGAGCTCTATGAAAGCCTTAAAAAAGGGCAAGAGCCTCATACATTGCTTATTACCTGCACAGATTCGCGAGTCGTGCCAAATCTTATCACAAATTCCTTGCCCGGTGATTTGTTTGTCATACGCAATATGGGCAATATTGTCCCACCCTATCTTGGAAGCGATAAGAATATGCGTGGAGGATATTTGGCAACGACTTCAGGCATTGAATATGCGCTTAGTATTTTGGGTATTAAGAATGTCATTATTTGTGGGCATAGTGATTGTGGAGCGTGCTCTGCAATTTATGAACCACCAGAGGAGCTAGAAAAAGCTCCATATGTCAAAAAATGGATTGAGCTTTTAGAGCCGGTTAAGCAAAAAGTTGATGCACTCAAACCTAGCTCAAAAGCTAAGCGTAGGTGGCTTATGGAGCAGATTAATATTGAACATCAGCTTGAGAATCTAATGACTTATCCTTTTGTAGAAGAGCGTTTTGATAGAGGAGAGCTTAATGTTTATGGGTGGTATTATATTATTGAAACAGGCGAGATTCTTAATTATAATATGATACAACGCGAATTTAAGCCGATTAATAAAATTAAATCATAAGGAGAAAAGATGATTTTAATGAGCGGACCTTGTGTGATTGAAAGTTATGAGGCGCTAAGTGCAGTCGCACAAGCATTAAAGCCTTTGAGTGAAAAGGCAGATATTGATTTTTATTTTAAAGCGAGTTTTGATAAGGCAAATCGTACGAGTTTGGAGAGTTATCGCGGACCAGGGCTAGAGAGAGGACTTGAATTATTATCTGAAATTAAAAAACAATTTGGCTATAAGATTATCACCGATATTCACGAAAGCCACCAAGCAAAGCATATTGCAAAAGTAGCGGATGTGATACAGATTCCTGCATTTTTGTGTCGCCAAACAGATTTAATCGTTGAGGTAGCAAAAACAGAGTGCATTGTAAATATCAAAAAAGGGCAATTTATGAATCCCGCAGATATGCAGCATAGTGTCTTAAAGGCGATTAAAACGCGTGGAGGCACACAAGCTACTTATGAGCAGTCGCAAAAATATGCTGTATGGCTTACAGAACGTGGAAGTACTTTTGGTTACGGGAATCTTGTCGTTGATATGCGCTCCCTTGTGATAATGCGCTCTTTTGCACCTGTGATTTTTGATGCCACGCATAGTGTGCAAATGCCCGGTGCAGCGGGAGGCAAAAGCGGAGGTGATAGCTCATTTGTGCCCTATCTTGCTCGTGCTGCTGCTGCCGTGGGAGTAGATGGATTCTTTATGGAAACACATTTAAACCCAAAAGAAGCACTGAGTGATGGACCAAATATGGTGCAAACAAATGCGCTTATCCCGCTTATAGAGCAGTTGTGTGATATTGAGAATCTCACACAACATCAAAATGGCAAATAGATTCTCAAATCAATCAAGGAGTGAATAATGAACATTATTGAGGGTAAATTACAGCTTACAGGCGATGAGAGGATTGCGATTATTAGTTCTCGTTTTAATCATTTGATTACAGATAGATTAGTAGAGGGTGCGAAAGATTGTTTTGTGCGACACGGCGGACTTGAAGATTTGCTTGATTTGGTGCTTGTGCCCGGAGCGTATGAGATTCCCTTTGCGCTGCAAAAGATTCTCTCACAGGGCGAATATGATGGAATCTGCTGTCTTGGCGCAGTGATACGAGGCTCTACGCCGCATTTTGATTATGTTTCTGCCGAAGCGACTAAAGGCATAGCGAATGTTACGCTTAAATATGGCGCACCTGTAACTTTTGGCGTTCTCACTACTGATAGTATTGAGCAAGCTATTGAGCGCGCTGGGACAAAGGTTGGCAATAAGGGATTTGAAGCAATGGCTGGGCTTATTGAGCTTATTAATCTCTATCGTAAAATTGGAGCTTAAAGAGTAATCTATGGCGACACGTACACAGGCGAGAGAGGCAGTTATTGGTATGCTTTATGCCTATGATGTAGGGAATGAGAGTATTCTTGAAGTGGCGCGGAGTATGCTTGAGGAAAAAAAGATTAAAAATAAGCAGCAAGATTTTGCCTTTTGCCTTTTGGAGGGCGTGATAACACATCTTTCTGACATTGATTTGTGCATTGCTCCTTATTTAAAGGAATGGGAGTTTTCACGACTTGGTGGAATGGAACGCGCAATGTTAAGACTTGGAGCTTTTGAGATTCTCTATACCGATACAGATACGCCCGTGGTGATTAATGAAGCAGTGGAGCTTGGGAAAATCTATGGTGGCGAAGACAATGCACCGCGCTTTATAAATGGTGTGCTTGATGCACTTAGTAAGGCACATACAAGAAAGTCAAAGCGTGAAATTACAACACAAGATATTCCAAATAATGTTTTAGGCAGGGAATCATAAATGAAATTATGTATCGCCCTTGATAATCCACATTTGCAGGATAATCTTATGTTGCTTCAAGAGTTAGATTCTCTCTCTCAATCTCAAAAGCAGGACATATGGCTTAAAGTAGGATTGCGAAGCTTTATTCGCGATGGCATACAAGGTATAGAATCGCTTAAAAGGTATGGTGATTATAGAATCTTCCTTGATTTGAAGCTTTATGATATTCCAAATACTATGCTTGATGCGATTATGGAGGCTCAAAAGCTAGGTATTGATATGCTTACCATTCATACAAGCTGTGGTTTTGAGGCGATGAGGGCGATTGCAAAACTGAAAGAAAATCAGCATAATATGCCCTTAATCGTGGGGGTGAGTGCGCTTACAAGTTTTGATAATGAGGGCTTTATGGAGATTTATAATGCTTCACTTTTTTCCCATACGCTCAAACTTGCTTCTTTAGCTTTTCAAGCAGGTATTGATGGGGTGGTGTGCTCAACGCAAGAGAGTTTGGCAATCAAAAAAGCAACTCACAGCACATTTTTAACCATTACGCCGGGCATTCGCCCTTTTGGTGAGAATGCCAATGACCAAAAGCGCGTGGCAAGATTGCAAGATGCACTAGATTCACAAAGTGATTTTGTTGTTATTGGGCGTCCGATTTATAAAGATAGTAATCCTCTTGGCGTTGTAGAGAGAATCTTGGCTTGTAAAGATAAATAGTGTTATCAATGCAGATAAAAATATAATGGAGCAAAAGTGAAAATTATACAGAGCATTTGTGAGATGAAAGATTATCGCGCAGGAATCACAAATGATAAAAGGGTGGGTTTTGTAGCTACAATGGGTGCACTTCATCAAGGACATT
This DNA window, taken from Helicobacter sp. MIT 21-1697, encodes the following:
- the mog gene encoding molybdopterin adenylyltransferase, with protein sequence MQTIKIGIVVSSDRAFQGVYEDISGKAIQEVLSDFILNPCEYHYHIISDEQDLIESYLVQLSDEVGCDLIVTTGGTGPAKRDVTPEATESVCQKMLPGFGELMRSVSLKYVPTAILSRQSAGIRGKSLIINLPGKPKSIRECLEAVFPAVPYCIDLIEGSYIHANTANIQVFRPKA
- the nusB gene encoding transcription antitermination factor NusB produces the protein MATRTQAREAVIGMLYAYDVGNESILEVARSMLEEKKIKNKQQDFAFCLLEGVITHLSDIDLCIAPYLKEWEFSRLGGMERAMLRLGAFEILYTDTDTPVVINEAVELGKIYGGEDNAPRFINGVLDALSKAHTRKSKREITTQDIPNNVLGRES
- a CDS encoding catalase; protein product: MNKKLTTATGKPLGDNQNSITAGQRGPSLLQDTWLLEKLAHFDRERIPERVVHAKGSAAYGELTITNDITQYTKADLFSKVGKKTKAFLRFSVVAGERGAADAERDVRGFALKLYTNEGNWDIVGNNTPVFFIKDAIKFPDFIHTQKRDPKTNMKNPAAMWDFLSLHPESLHQVTILMSDRGIPRSYREMHGFGSHTYSFINAKNERFWVKFHFVCLQGIANLTNKESEAIIAKDRESHQKDLFENIEKGNYPKWRFCIQVMTEKEAQNYRFNPFDLTKVWSHKDYPLIEVGILELNKNPQNYFAEVEQAAFNPANIVPGVGYSPDKVLQGRLFSYGDTQRYRLGINHIQLPVNAPIVPASNTHRDGFMQQGQYGDRCNYEPSSTNDYTEDKNALEPPLFVQEGDVMYKYDHREYEDDYYVQAGDLYRLMSSEQKEALCQNIKESMEGVPVEIKKRQLEHFKKADKSYGKRVAELLGL
- the ribA gene encoding GTP cyclohydrolase II produces the protein MDNAMHNTINAIRYEISHQANLPTRFGNFLTKSFREYAANDTLLEHLVVFTHTLGETPLVRIHSECLTGDVFGSKKCDCGNELALAMEQIAHNAQGGMLIYLRQEGRGIGLFNKINAYALQDKGYDTVEANEKLGFQSDARSYEIVGEIFKHFHITHIHLLTNNPRKIDALKPYAKILRQSIITPSNPHNQAYLEVKKQKLGHLL
- a CDS encoding MoaD/ThiS family protein, which codes for MIKVDFLGPMSDIPSRELEAHSLKELKEILSQDESLRSWLNISAVAVNDEIIEDLSYPLSYGDKVVLLPPVCGG
- a CDS encoding molybdopterin molybdotransferase MoeA, translated to MAEYPTMVSYAQALKIIQDLPIQPLGTQQVHFKNALHRICAQDICAPQDYPAYPTAAMDGYAITFEDLPLLLSKGLKTLPPNKAGNPTRPTLQKGYAIKTFTGSLMPINADTLIIVEHITLENDRIFLNVPKDEVRQAQWIRQVGDNYKKGEILLRKGDRIGAFEIGLLAELNINFVQVYQKVRVGVICVGDEIVEVGAMSEHTNMVRSVNAHLLESLLLQMGQEPIIYPLIKDDKALLKATYEQALKECDVLLSAGGMSMGDYDYTQEVIKELTHIHFKGVRLKPGKPVTCGTYCNAHKKTFVLGLPGFPNSCAITFLLFGFILLARLQNRIYAPLTLQAKLLEDVIRTDSRMEFRACEVMNDNGVLGVRFSTKKSLQSSMINNLTHNTALALLAENGSNLQAGESIQIMLLNQF
- the mobB gene encoding molybdopterin-guanine dinucleotide biosynthesis protein B translates to MHTPIIFAFSGESNSGKTTLICKLCEYFKPKAKVAVIKHDPKDKAYFDTQGKDSYEFFQRSNAVALISPTRTILQTKHNIDSQNPQDTQKIESNAFYAVLEQFKDYDYIFIEGLKTLPFPRIVIARGQIESAYIPYAHAFAIDESVKNTHILPSALPILNLNDTGQIAEFISTYPQSHSFKGA
- a CDS encoding DedA family protein, translated to MRELLGNIINTIVEIVGTLGYGGIFIMMFLESSFFPFPSEVVMIPAGYLVFKGEMNAFIAVACGIAGSLAGALFNYYIALKFGRDFLIRYGKYVFFTESTMQKMESFFLKHGPISTFVGRLITIIRQYISLPAGLARMNLIKFCLYTSLGAGIWVIILTLIGYYAGVWFGTDMNIDSIIHAFTSTTPSAQEIELKNIVKQAGFYTLGFVIVCIVGYVCYWRIQKRNR
- the kdsA gene encoding 3-deoxy-8-phosphooctulonate synthase; this encodes MILMSGPCVIESYEALSAVAQALKPLSEKADIDFYFKASFDKANRTSLESYRGPGLERGLELLSEIKKQFGYKIITDIHESHQAKHIAKVADVIQIPAFLCRQTDLIVEVAKTECIVNIKKGQFMNPADMQHSVLKAIKTRGGTQATYEQSQKYAVWLTERGSTFGYGNLVVDMRSLVIMRSFAPVIFDATHSVQMPGAAGGKSGGDSSFVPYLARAAAAVGVDGFFMETHLNPKEALSDGPNMVQTNALIPLIEQLCDIENLTQHQNGK
- the ribH gene encoding 6,7-dimethyl-8-ribityllumazine synthase — translated: MNIIEGKLQLTGDERIAIISSRFNHLITDRLVEGAKDCFVRHGGLEDLLDLVLVPGAYEIPFALQKILSQGEYDGICCLGAVIRGSTPHFDYVSAEATKGIANVTLKYGAPVTFGVLTTDSIEQAIERAGTKVGNKGFEAMAGLIELINLYRKIGA
- a CDS encoding carbonic anhydrase, with protein sequence MKELFEGAIKFREEDFNEHKELYESLKKGQEPHTLLITCTDSRVVPNLITNSLPGDLFVIRNMGNIVPPYLGSDKNMRGGYLATTSGIEYALSILGIKNVIICGHSDCGACSAIYEPPEELEKAPYVKKWIELLEPVKQKVDALKPSSKAKRRWLMEQINIEHQLENLMTYPFVEERFDRGELNVYGWYYIIETGEILNYNMIQREFKPINKIKS
- a CDS encoding molybdopterin synthase catalytic subunit, whose protein sequence is MLELYQGALPTHTIYESWESFARERNAGALSIFTGIVRAENNISALSFDIYEPLLQKWFMQWQERAHNHYDTYICMAHSVGDVLCGQSSYMCGIISSQRKGVLGIYENFIEDFKANAPIWKYDIINNQRIYARERSKPLQGSGILSDT
- a CDS encoding ankyrin repeat domain-containing protein, encoding MKEILTQAEQEKLEELCQYAFECARNNDVDSLEIMLNAGLNVNLANHQGNTLLMLAAYHNNLEVARMLLERGALVDKKNDKNQTPLAGVCFKGYEQMVQLLLTFGANPNEDNGMGLTPLNCACFFRRKGILRMLLKYSQRKLTFMQRVSLFFLRIKD
- the pyrF gene encoding orotidine-5'-phosphate decarboxylase, translated to MKLCIALDNPHLQDNLMLLQELDSLSQSQKQDIWLKVGLRSFIRDGIQGIESLKRYGDYRIFLDLKLYDIPNTMLDAIMEAQKLGIDMLTIHTSCGFEAMRAIAKLKENQHNMPLIVGVSALTSFDNEGFMEIYNASLFSHTLKLASLAFQAGIDGVVCSTQESLAIKKATHSTFLTITPGIRPFGENANDQKRVARLQDALDSQSDFVVIGRPIYKDSNPLGVVERILACKDK